A single genomic interval of Arthrobacter globiformis harbors:
- a CDS encoding glycerophosphodiester phosphodiesterase family protein, giving the protein MTADESAPTRPLVYAHRGASADFAEHTRAAYLRALADGADGVECDVHLTRDQHVVLLHDSNLDRTSDGTGPVAERTVDQLRLLDFSSWKGARIPEAYGPRSEQFLTMPDLLDLLRAAGRDVGLAIELKHPSPYQLKLEDRVLQVLRTEGWDAKTSRLGNIRVTFMSFSPDSVRHLRKAVPAEFVCQLVDDVNVIGIREELGLGPFTGSAVANVMKAAQLEGERILDGGEAGMAGPGIDYVRRHPDTVRRWRNSGRRFRVWTVDSENDVALCRGLGIQEITTNRPAQVLAQLQQPALAASSGATQSQPPL; this is encoded by the coding sequence ATGACAGCCGACGAGTCAGCCCCAACCCGTCCCCTGGTCTACGCCCACCGGGGTGCGAGCGCGGATTTCGCTGAGCACACCCGTGCCGCCTATCTTCGCGCGCTCGCGGACGGCGCGGATGGCGTGGAGTGCGATGTGCACCTCACCCGCGATCAGCACGTCGTCCTGCTGCATGATTCCAACCTGGACCGGACCTCGGACGGCACCGGTCCCGTGGCCGAACGGACCGTCGACCAGTTGCGGCTGCTGGACTTTTCATCCTGGAAGGGTGCCCGGATCCCGGAGGCCTACGGGCCCAGGTCCGAACAGTTCCTGACGATGCCGGACCTGCTGGACCTGCTCCGGGCTGCCGGGCGGGACGTCGGGCTGGCCATCGAGCTGAAGCATCCCAGCCCCTACCAGCTGAAGCTGGAGGACAGGGTGCTGCAGGTGCTGCGGACGGAAGGATGGGACGCCAAGACATCCAGGCTGGGCAACATCCGGGTGACCTTCATGAGCTTCAGCCCCGACTCGGTCAGGCACCTGCGCAAGGCCGTCCCCGCGGAGTTCGTCTGCCAGCTTGTGGACGACGTGAACGTCATCGGAATCCGCGAGGAACTGGGTTTGGGGCCTTTCACGGGCAGCGCGGTCGCCAACGTGATGAAGGCTGCACAGCTGGAGGGGGAACGGATTCTCGACGGCGGCGAAGCAGGCATGGCCGGGCCGGGCATCGACTACGTGCGCCGGCATCCAGACACCGTGCGGCGCTGGCGGAATTCCGGCCGCCGCTTCCGGGTCTGGACTGTGGACTCTGAAAATGACGTGGCGCTGTGCCGGGGGCTGGGCATCCAGGAGATCACCACCAACCGGCCGGCGCAGGTGCTGGCCCAGCTCCAGCAACCAGCCTTGGCAGCAAGCTCCGGCGCCACTCAATCACAGCCGCCGCTGTGA
- a CDS encoding glycoside hydrolase family 65 protein, translating into MALINADRVRFPIDPWKLVETSHEPGDAGTLETLFALGNGHLGVRGAHWAAADAALPGSFINGFHEIWDIKHAENAFGFARTGQRILYIPDANNFTVVIDGEMLSLSESTVLDYRRSVDFATGIYECAIVWQCRSGATVTTVERRAVGFEARGSLGISLEVSADREVSADVTSSVINRQDQPVEDHSAHDPRRAGRHAGRVLLPLRMEGGGGSLRLSWEAAESKQRVGIAVDHWTSAGHQPFDTLVDQDDSSVRYVLAIAAEEPFRLEKSVSYAVARGTRTGLPGAADAEAGEDPADAAEAGLKPVGDVFAESEAHHRSYWASADIQVGGQPELQQAIRWNLFQLAQATARAGVAGIPAKGVTGSGYDGHYFWDQEVYLLPYLTYSNPDAARQVLEFRHEMLPDAKIRAKELSVDGALFPWRTINGLEASAYYAAGTAQFHIAAAIAFATNRYVWASGDSEFCAGMGADLLIETARMWVSLGFFGKDGLFHIHGVTGPDEYTAVVNDNLYTNVMARFNLRAAAALNHPAVDDAERELWEAAAERIQLPFDERFQVYSQDNDFMTLEPWDWTTPRSKYPLLLNFHPLVIYRHQVLKQADTVLAMFLQWQEFTAEEKRRAFDFYDPITTGDSTLSACVQGIMAAEVGYRKAALEHFTNAVFIDLDNSHGNTIDGVHIASTGGVWSSLVCGFAGLRDQGPVPFFDPRLPEEWDTLRFQLRLQGRPLLVELDHDAITLTVLGGEALDVDVRGARFAVASQPVRVPLDPVHVPEPSMFPSGPPTASLPVVRARE; encoded by the coding sequence ATGGCACTCATCAACGCTGACCGCGTCCGCTTCCCCATTGATCCCTGGAAGCTCGTGGAAACGAGCCACGAACCCGGCGACGCCGGGACGCTCGAAACGCTTTTTGCGCTCGGCAACGGCCACCTCGGTGTCCGGGGTGCCCACTGGGCCGCGGCGGATGCCGCGCTGCCCGGCAGCTTCATCAACGGGTTCCACGAGATCTGGGACATCAAACACGCCGAGAATGCCTTTGGCTTCGCACGCACGGGCCAGCGCATCCTCTACATTCCGGATGCCAACAACTTCACCGTGGTCATCGACGGCGAAATGCTCAGCCTTTCCGAATCCACTGTCCTGGACTACCGCCGGTCCGTGGACTTCGCCACCGGCATCTATGAGTGCGCCATCGTGTGGCAGTGCCGTTCCGGCGCCACGGTGACCACGGTGGAGCGCCGGGCCGTGGGCTTCGAAGCGCGCGGCAGCCTGGGCATCTCCCTGGAGGTTTCGGCCGACCGGGAAGTCTCCGCTGACGTCACCTCGTCCGTCATCAACCGGCAGGACCAGCCGGTGGAGGACCACTCCGCCCATGACCCGCGCCGCGCTGGCCGGCACGCAGGCCGGGTCCTGCTGCCCCTCAGGATGGAGGGCGGCGGCGGTTCGCTGCGCCTGTCATGGGAGGCCGCGGAGTCGAAGCAGCGGGTGGGGATCGCCGTCGACCACTGGACGTCCGCCGGCCACCAGCCGTTCGATACCCTCGTGGACCAGGACGACAGCAGCGTCCGCTATGTGTTGGCGATTGCCGCCGAGGAGCCGTTCCGGCTCGAAAAGAGCGTCAGCTACGCCGTGGCCCGGGGTACCCGGACGGGTCTGCCCGGCGCCGCCGACGCGGAAGCGGGGGAGGACCCGGCGGACGCGGCTGAAGCGGGGCTGAAGCCCGTCGGCGACGTCTTCGCCGAAAGCGAGGCGCACCACCGCAGCTACTGGGCCAGCGCCGACATCCAGGTGGGCGGGCAGCCGGAACTCCAGCAGGCCATCCGTTGGAACCTCTTCCAGCTTGCGCAGGCCACTGCAAGGGCCGGCGTCGCAGGTATCCCGGCCAAGGGTGTCACCGGCTCGGGCTACGACGGGCACTACTTCTGGGACCAGGAGGTCTACCTCCTGCCGTACCTGACGTATTCAAACCCCGACGCCGCGCGGCAGGTTTTGGAGTTCCGTCACGAGATGCTCCCCGACGCCAAGATCCGTGCCAAGGAGCTGAGCGTGGACGGCGCGCTTTTTCCCTGGCGCACCATTAACGGCCTGGAAGCAAGCGCGTACTACGCTGCCGGCACTGCGCAGTTCCACATCGCCGCTGCCATTGCTTTCGCCACCAACAGGTACGTCTGGGCCAGCGGGGATTCCGAGTTCTGCGCCGGGATGGGTGCCGACCTGCTGATCGAAACCGCCCGCATGTGGGTTTCGTTGGGCTTCTTCGGCAAGGACGGCCTGTTCCACATCCACGGCGTGACGGGGCCGGACGAGTACACCGCGGTGGTGAACGACAACCTCTATACGAACGTCATGGCACGGTTTAACCTGCGGGCCGCCGCCGCGCTGAACCACCCGGCAGTGGACGACGCCGAGCGGGAGCTGTGGGAGGCGGCCGCAGAGCGGATCCAGCTTCCGTTCGATGAGCGTTTCCAGGTGTACTCGCAGGACAACGACTTCATGACCCTTGAGCCGTGGGACTGGACGACGCCGCGCTCCAAGTACCCGCTGCTGCTGAACTTCCATCCGCTGGTGATCTACCGCCACCAGGTGCTGAAGCAGGCGGACACGGTGCTGGCCATGTTCCTGCAGTGGCAGGAGTTCACGGCCGAGGAAAAGCGCCGGGCCTTCGATTTCTACGATCCCATCACCACGGGGGACTCCACGCTCTCGGCGTGCGTCCAAGGGATCATGGCCGCCGAGGTGGGTTACCGCAAGGCTGCCCTGGAGCACTTCACGAATGCCGTGTTCATTGACCTGGACAACTCCCACGGCAACACGATCGACGGCGTCCACATCGCCTCCACCGGCGGAGTGTGGAGCTCATTGGTGTGCGGCTTCGCAGGGCTCCGCGACCAGGGGCCCGTGCCGTTCTTTGATCCGCGGCTGCCCGAGGAATGGGACACCCTTCGCTTCCAGCTGAGGCTGCAGGGCCGCCCGCTCCTGGTGGAACTCGATCACGACGCCATTACCCTGACGGTCCTCGGGGGCGAAGCGCTGGACGTCGACGTACGCGGGGCCCGGTTCGCAGTGGCTTCCCAGCCAGTGCGCGTTCCCCTGGATCCTGTACACGTGCCCGAGCCCTCGATGTTCCCGAGCGGGCCGCCGACGGCGAGCCTCCCGGTGGTACGCGCACGCGAGTGA
- a CDS encoding alpha/beta hydrolase, producing METVVWSKPEEERAGTPLLVMMHGYGTDESRMVNLFDYLPKEFTCAALRAPMPIANGYGWFLLDYFLTNDFADVIAAANSVFSWIDSARPLHTSVSLLGYSQGMAMASTLLRLRPQDFPAVVGLSGFVLNNDLLALSESFDERPPFFWGRDKADLVINGDATAYTEEWLNTNTQLTARTYPGMGHAMSKAEMVDVSAFLRHYVLD from the coding sequence ATGGAGACGGTTGTATGGTCCAAGCCGGAGGAGGAGCGTGCCGGCACGCCGCTGCTGGTAATGATGCACGGCTACGGCACCGACGAATCCAGGATGGTTAATCTCTTCGACTATCTGCCCAAGGAATTCACCTGCGCCGCGCTGCGGGCACCCATGCCAATCGCGAACGGCTACGGCTGGTTCCTGCTGGACTATTTCCTGACCAACGATTTTGCCGACGTCATCGCGGCCGCCAATTCCGTGTTCTCCTGGATCGACTCAGCCAGGCCGCTCCACACCAGCGTGAGCCTGCTGGGCTATTCGCAGGGGATGGCCATGGCGAGCACGCTCCTGCGCCTGCGGCCGCAGGACTTCCCGGCAGTGGTGGGGCTTTCCGGATTTGTGCTGAATAACGACCTGCTGGCGCTCAGTGAGTCCTTTGACGAGCGGCCGCCGTTCTTCTGGGGCAGGGACAAGGCCGACCTCGTGATCAACGGGGACGCTACCGCCTATACCGAGGAGTGGCTCAACACGAATACCCAACTCACGGCGCGGACATATCCCGGAATGGGCCATGCCATGTCCAAGGCCGAGATGGTGGACGTCAGTGCGTTCCTGCGCCACTACGTCCTGGACTGA
- a CDS encoding DUF6458 family protein, with protein MRIGSSIFLIALGAILAWAITPGLIPNVDLTLIGYILMAVGVIGLIASLVIASPGRSRRVSETRSVVDPNTGERITRNESRDNGL; from the coding sequence ATGAGAATCGGTTCCTCCATCTTCCTTATTGCCCTCGGCGCCATCCTCGCCTGGGCCATCACGCCGGGCCTTATCCCCAATGTGGATCTGACACTGATCGGCTACATCCTGATGGCCGTCGGCGTCATTGGCCTCATCGCCTCGCTGGTCATTGCTTCCCCGGGCAGGAGCCGCCGCGTCAGCGAGACACGCTCCGTCGTGGATCCCAACACGGGCGAGAGGATCACCCGGAACGAAAGCCGCGACAACGGCCTTTAG
- a CDS encoding TetR/AcrR family transcriptional regulator, translating into MNLAVERKPLRADAARNVDKIINAARECFRQYGPDVPLQTIAATAGVGPATLFRNFSDKEQLVLAALNRQLRLNVDPVIDVALAGTDAAEGLFRVIDAVMTAASDNANLLGAVAGRRDLLTGITGSLIESVGVLLDRGQDQGTLRVDISLTDMVRLLAMLIGVVDTMEPGSDAWRRPAALVEDAIRAERPTRSLPPQVPLPAAQFE; encoded by the coding sequence ATGAACCTCGCCGTAGAGCGCAAGCCCCTTCGTGCTGACGCTGCACGCAATGTGGACAAGATCATTAACGCCGCCCGCGAGTGTTTCCGGCAGTACGGGCCGGACGTTCCGCTGCAGACCATTGCCGCCACCGCGGGAGTGGGTCCGGCGACGCTGTTCCGGAATTTCTCGGACAAGGAGCAGTTGGTTTTGGCGGCCCTCAACCGCCAGCTGAGGCTCAACGTGGACCCGGTTATCGATGTCGCCCTGGCTGGCACCGATGCGGCCGAGGGCCTGTTCCGGGTCATCGACGCCGTGATGACCGCGGCCAGTGACAACGCCAACCTGCTGGGGGCCGTGGCCGGGCGGCGGGATTTGCTCACCGGCATCACCGGAAGCCTGATTGAGTCCGTTGGCGTGCTCCTGGACCGCGGCCAGGACCAGGGCACGCTGCGGGTGGACATCTCACTGACAGACATGGTGCGGCTGCTGGCAATGCTGATCGGGGTGGTCGACACCATGGAACCCGGATCTGACGCCTGGCGCCGGCCGGCCGCCCTTGTCGAGGACGCCATCCGCGCGGAACGTCCCACCAGGTCGCTGCCTCCGCAGGTGCCGCTCCCGGCGGCACAGTTCGAGTAG
- a CDS encoding AzlC family ABC transporter permease → MPITWPPKLLRSPAVRVGLSISIATGLYGVSFGALSVTSGLDFWQTMALSFLLFSGGSQFAFIGVVAGGGSGLAAMGAATLLGMRNGIYGMQLNVLLRPRGWRRYAAAQLTIDESTATSTGQADSDEQRRGFWAAGIGIFILWNVFTAAGALAGSALGDPKQWGLDGAAVAAFLGLLWPRLKGGEPVAIAVVCALATVLAVPFVPAGVPILIAAVVAAVIGWLSHGRRDEGLEPDIDPYTERHPSHHTGSGTNAGGAK, encoded by the coding sequence ATGCCCATCACCTGGCCCCCGAAACTCCTGCGTTCCCCTGCGGTCCGTGTTGGCCTGTCCATCAGCATCGCCACCGGCCTGTACGGGGTGTCCTTCGGTGCGCTCTCCGTGACCTCGGGCTTGGACTTCTGGCAGACCATGGCACTGAGCTTCCTGCTTTTTAGCGGCGGCTCCCAGTTTGCGTTCATCGGGGTGGTCGCCGGCGGCGGCTCGGGTCTCGCGGCCATGGGGGCCGCCACCCTGCTGGGGATGCGAAACGGAATCTATGGCATGCAGCTCAATGTGCTGCTCCGGCCGCGGGGGTGGCGCCGGTACGCCGCCGCCCAGCTGACCATCGACGAGTCCACGGCCACAAGCACGGGGCAGGCGGATTCTGACGAGCAGCGAAGGGGCTTCTGGGCCGCGGGCATCGGGATCTTCATACTGTGGAACGTCTTCACTGCGGCGGGTGCCCTGGCCGGAAGCGCGCTGGGAGATCCGAAGCAGTGGGGGCTCGACGGTGCAGCCGTCGCGGCGTTCCTCGGCCTGCTGTGGCCGCGGCTGAAGGGCGGGGAACCGGTGGCGATCGCCGTCGTCTGTGCCCTGGCAACGGTTCTTGCCGTACCGTTTGTCCCGGCAGGCGTCCCCATCCTGATTGCCGCAGTGGTGGCCGCCGTTATCGGCTGGCTCAGCCACGGCCGCCGGGACGAAGGGCTCGAACCGGATATCGACCCCTACACAGAGCGGCATCCCAGCCACCACACGGGCAGCGGGACCAACGCCGGAGGTGCCAAATGA
- a CDS encoding thiamine-binding protein: MLLAFSVAPSGIPADPAYAAAGAGDASVHDAVAAAVKIVRESGLPNKTDSMFTTIEGEWDEVFDVVRRATEAVGKFGSRVSLVIKADIRPGYSGELTAKVERLEGALIQGD, translated from the coding sequence ATGTTGCTTGCATTTTCAGTCGCTCCTTCCGGAATTCCCGCAGATCCCGCCTACGCCGCGGCGGGTGCCGGGGATGCCTCCGTGCACGACGCCGTAGCTGCCGCCGTCAAGATTGTCAGGGAATCCGGGCTGCCCAACAAGACGGACTCCATGTTCACCACTATCGAGGGTGAATGGGATGAGGTGTTCGACGTGGTCAGGCGCGCCACCGAGGCCGTGGGGAAATTCGGCAGCAGGGTGTCCCTGGTGATCAAGGCCGACATCCGGCCGGGCTATTCCGGTGAGCTCACCGCGAAGGTCGAGCGCCTGGAGGGTGCCCTGATCCAGGGCGACTGA
- a CDS encoding O-methyltransferase: MFEHKPRPEWAAVEEYLSDVVVHPDDAVQRAVRSAEEAGMPPIEVTPNAGKLLKLLVTASGARRVLEIGTLAGFSTIWMAQGMPDDGRLVTCEYLPKHAEVARANVDAAGVGHKVEIRIGAALDTLAALEAEGAEPFDFVFIDADKENNPQYLEWAVRLGRGGTSIVMDNVVWEGVALDPSLDEVNAPGIIGALKMMGEDSRLDATVIQTVGSKGWDGFALAIIR, encoded by the coding sequence ATGTTTGAGCACAAGCCGCGGCCCGAGTGGGCGGCCGTAGAAGAGTACCTGTCAGACGTCGTCGTCCACCCCGACGATGCCGTCCAGCGCGCCGTCCGGTCCGCCGAAGAGGCGGGGATGCCGCCGATCGAGGTGACACCGAACGCAGGAAAGCTGTTGAAGCTGCTGGTGACGGCGTCCGGTGCCCGCAGGGTGCTGGAGATCGGCACGCTGGCTGGCTTCAGCACCATTTGGATGGCCCAGGGCATGCCCGACGACGGCCGGCTGGTGACATGCGAATACCTCCCGAAACATGCCGAAGTGGCCCGGGCCAACGTGGACGCGGCCGGCGTGGGCCACAAGGTGGAGATCCGGATAGGCGCGGCGCTGGACACGCTCGCGGCCCTCGAAGCCGAAGGAGCCGAGCCGTTCGACTTCGTCTTCATCGATGCGGACAAGGAAAACAACCCGCAGTACCTGGAGTGGGCAGTGCGGCTGGGCAGGGGCGGAACGAGCATCGTGATGGACAACGTCGTGTGGGAGGGCGTTGCGCTGGACCCGTCCCTGGACGAAGTCAACGCCCCCGGAATCATCGGCGCGCTGAAGATGATGGGGGAGGACAGCCGGCTGGACGCCACTGTCATCCAGACCGTGGGGTCCAAGGGTTGGGACGGCTTCGCGCTGGCCATAATCCGCTAA
- a CDS encoding HAD family hydrolase → MTETLNTSAGSRPNSWTGAAAILFDLDGVLTPTAVVHERAWQELFDGYLETVPEKDGYRESDYFDHIDGKPRFDGVRDFLTSRGITLPEGPADDHPDNITIQGLGNRKNRIFNDIVSAGVEPYAGSVRFLEAALDRGLKVAVVSSSRNAPSVLRSAGLADRFVVVVDGVVAAEEGLPGKPDPATYEYAARLLELPSEQCVVVEDAVSGVQAGSAGSFHSVIGVDRGAGRQTLLDAGATLVVSDLEELL, encoded by the coding sequence ATGACCGAAACCCTGAATACCAGCGCTGGCAGCCGGCCGAACAGCTGGACCGGCGCCGCCGCCATCCTCTTCGACTTGGACGGCGTGCTCACGCCCACCGCCGTGGTCCACGAGCGCGCCTGGCAGGAGCTGTTCGACGGTTACCTCGAAACCGTCCCCGAAAAGGACGGGTACCGTGAGAGCGACTACTTCGACCACATCGACGGCAAGCCAAGGTTCGACGGCGTCCGGGACTTCCTGACGTCCCGCGGCATCACCCTTCCCGAGGGCCCCGCCGACGACCATCCGGACAACATCACAATCCAGGGCCTCGGCAACCGGAAAAACAGGATCTTCAACGACATTGTCAGCGCCGGGGTGGAGCCCTATGCGGGATCGGTGCGTTTCCTGGAAGCCGCGCTGGACCGCGGACTGAAGGTCGCCGTCGTCTCCTCCTCAAGGAACGCCCCTTCGGTGCTGCGTTCGGCAGGGCTGGCGGACCGATTCGTGGTGGTCGTGGACGGCGTCGTGGCCGCCGAGGAAGGGCTGCCCGGCAAGCCGGATCCCGCAACCTATGAGTATGCCGCCCGGCTCCTGGAGCTTCCCAGCGAGCAGTGCGTCGTCGTCGAGGACGCCGTGTCCGGCGTGCAGGCGGGCAGCGCCGGCAGCTTCCATTCGGTCATCGGCGTGGACCGCGGTGCCGGGCGGCAGACGCTGCTCGACGCCGGCGCCACCCTTGTGGTCAGCGACCTCGAGGAACTTCTCTAG
- a CDS encoding SIS domain-containing protein, with product MKAVSRLSRTRATDAPFEIKAPVDIVLEHLRQVGPAVACLRNESSRLAGWGEELARRLVSGNRLVTAGSAGSAAEVQQFTAELLGRHAGDRQPFSVIALRPGAAASAASVSAVEIAQGHAEEVASQVRAHIRSDDVLLAVSASGHRHALLEAVAAARAAGATVWAVTGAAPNPLAQAADEAICINAPKPQVREAQLIALQAMSECLAAALHALSARPEPGR from the coding sequence ATGAAGGCCGTCAGCAGACTGTCCCGCACCCGTGCCACGGACGCGCCGTTCGAAATAAAAGCCCCGGTGGACATCGTCCTCGAGCACCTGCGGCAGGTGGGACCTGCGGTGGCCTGCCTGCGGAACGAATCGTCGCGGCTGGCCGGCTGGGGCGAGGAACTTGCCCGCCGCCTGGTTTCGGGGAACCGCCTGGTCACGGCAGGAAGTGCCGGTTCGGCGGCCGAGGTGCAGCAATTCACCGCGGAACTGCTGGGGCGCCACGCCGGTGACCGCCAGCCGTTTTCCGTCATTGCCCTGCGGCCAGGTGCGGCAGCAAGCGCCGCATCCGTCAGTGCCGTCGAGATTGCACAGGGGCATGCGGAAGAGGTTGCCAGTCAGGTGCGGGCCCACATCCGTTCCGACGACGTTCTCCTTGCGGTCTCAGCCAGTGGGCACCGGCATGCACTGCTGGAGGCGGTGGCGGCGGCGAGGGCCGCCGGAGCCACCGTCTGGGCTGTCACGGGCGCGGCCCCCAACCCCCTGGCCCAGGCCGCCGATGAAGCAATTTGCATCAACGCTCCCAAGCCCCAAGTCCGGGAAGCGCAACTGATCGCGCTGCAAGCGATGAGTGAATGCCTGGCTGCGGCCCTGCACGCGTTGTCCGCCCGGCCTGAGCCGGGCCGGTGA
- a CDS encoding DeoR/GlpR family DNA-binding transcription regulator, whose translation MFAEERQQQIAGLVAASGRASVTDLAERFRITTETVRRDLAALESAGTVRRVHGGAVSADRFSTTEESILERTIQRQAQKLRIAEAALGFLPKGPSSSILLDAGSTTEVLADLLARRGAASPAKPAEPGQELLVITHAVPIAAKLASTPGIALQILGGRVRGLTQAAVGQGTVEAACKLRPDIAFVGTNGIHASFGLSTPDSEEAAVKAAFVHSARRIVVLADSSKLEAETLVQFASLKDLDTVITDRKPGSELAAALAEAGVEVVVA comes from the coding sequence GTGTTTGCCGAGGAGCGTCAGCAGCAGATCGCCGGGCTCGTTGCAGCCAGCGGCCGCGCCAGCGTGACCGACCTCGCCGAGCGCTTCCGCATCACCACCGAAACCGTCCGCCGGGACCTGGCTGCACTGGAATCGGCTGGCACGGTGCGCCGCGTTCATGGCGGGGCCGTCTCCGCAGACCGCTTCAGCACCACGGAGGAGAGCATCCTCGAGCGGACCATCCAGCGGCAGGCGCAGAAGCTGCGCATCGCCGAGGCCGCCCTCGGCTTCCTGCCGAAGGGTCCCTCCAGCAGTATCCTCCTCGATGCCGGTTCCACCACTGAAGTACTCGCCGACCTTCTGGCCCGCCGCGGCGCGGCGAGTCCTGCCAAGCCGGCCGAGCCGGGCCAGGAGCTGCTGGTCATCACCCACGCCGTTCCCATCGCCGCCAAGCTGGCCAGCACACCCGGCATAGCCCTGCAGATTCTGGGGGGCCGGGTCCGCGGGCTCACGCAGGCCGCTGTGGGCCAGGGGACCGTGGAAGCGGCCTGCAAGCTGCGACCGGACATCGCCTTCGTGGGGACCAACGGCATCCACGCCAGCTTTGGCCTCAGCACTCCAGACTCTGAAGAAGCCGCAGTCAAGGCTGCCTTCGTCCATTCGGCACGCCGCATTGTGGTCCTGGCCGATTCGTCCAAGCTGGAAGCGGAAACGCTCGTCCAGTTCGCCTCGTTGAAAGATCTGGATACCGTGATCACTGAC
- a CDS encoding DUF445 domain-containing protein, giving the protein MQVNSEPTTQLASPPSEATRDRPGEDRPAPARPAVIRQLTAGDAEKAAALRKMKLVALCLLIAMAVVFVVAFALQKQYPWLEYVRAAAEGGMVGALADWFAVTALFRYPMGLKIPHTAIIPRRKDQIGASLGEFVETNFLSEQVVQDKLASINIAGKVGGWLSGPGGAERVAKEGAAVIRGTFKVLNDDDVQAVIEGMVRKHLLAPPWGPPVGRMAERIFADGHHHKLVDLLVDRAADWVASNHQMVSRLVTERSPQWVPSFVDGLVGDKVYIELLKFTRAVQDDQQHQVRLSIDKYLTDLAQDLQHDPVMIARAEGIKAQVLGDPEVRELASRTWATIKGALLAAVDDPDSELTVKFKAAVRDFGSRLVNDEELAGKVNAWIGDAAGYLVRTYRSDIAGVITDTVSRWDAEETSQKIELQVGKDLQFIRINGTVVGSLAGLAIFTVAHLTFG; this is encoded by the coding sequence ATGCAGGTGAACTCTGAGCCAACCACCCAGCTGGCGTCTCCCCCAAGCGAGGCCACCCGTGATCGTCCGGGAGAGGACCGGCCCGCTCCGGCGCGCCCCGCCGTCATACGGCAGCTCACAGCGGGCGACGCCGAAAAGGCGGCTGCACTCCGGAAGATGAAACTGGTGGCGTTGTGCCTCCTCATTGCCATGGCTGTGGTGTTCGTCGTCGCGTTCGCGCTGCAAAAGCAGTACCCGTGGCTGGAGTACGTCCGGGCCGCGGCGGAAGGCGGCATGGTGGGCGCCCTGGCCGACTGGTTCGCAGTGACGGCCCTGTTCCGCTACCCCATGGGGCTGAAAATCCCGCATACCGCCATCATTCCGCGACGCAAGGACCAGATCGGCGCATCCCTGGGCGAGTTCGTGGAGACCAACTTCCTCTCCGAACAGGTGGTCCAGGACAAGCTGGCCAGCATCAACATCGCCGGCAAAGTGGGCGGCTGGCTGTCAGGGCCGGGCGGCGCCGAGCGAGTGGCCAAGGAGGGCGCCGCCGTCATCCGTGGCACGTTCAAAGTGCTGAACGACGACGACGTCCAGGCCGTCATCGAGGGAATGGTCCGCAAGCACCTCCTGGCTCCGCCGTGGGGACCGCCCGTGGGACGCATGGCCGAGCGGATCTTCGCCGACGGGCACCACCACAAGCTGGTGGACCTCCTCGTGGACCGGGCAGCGGACTGGGTGGCGTCCAACCACCAGATGGTCAGCCGGCTCGTCACGGAGCGCTCCCCGCAGTGGGTGCCCAGCTTCGTGGACGGCCTCGTGGGGGACAAGGTCTACATCGAGCTGCTGAAATTCACGCGTGCGGTCCAGGACGACCAGCAGCACCAGGTCCGGCTGTCCATCGACAAGTACCTGACGGACCTTGCCCAGGATTTGCAGCACGATCCCGTCATGATCGCCCGCGCGGAGGGCATCAAGGCGCAGGTGCTCGGCGACCCGGAGGTCCGGGAACTCGCGTCCCGGACCTGGGCGACCATCAAGGGCGCGCTGCTCGCCGCCGTCGACGATCCGGATAGCGAACTGACGGTGAAGTTCAAGGCGGCCGTCCGCGATTTCGGCAGCCGGCTGGTCAACGACGAAGAGCTGGCAGGCAAGGTCAACGCCTGGATCGGCGATGCCGCCGGCTATTTGGTCCGCACCTACCGGTCAGACATCGCCGGGGTGATCACGGATACGGTGTCCCGCTGGGACGCCGAGGAAACGTCGCAGAAGATCGAACTCCAGGTGGGCAAGGACCTGCAGTTCATCCGGATCAACGGCACAGTGGTGGGCTCGCTCGCCGGGCTCGCCATCTTCACGGTGGCCCATCTGACGTTCGGCTGA
- a CDS encoding AzlD domain-containing protein, which yields MSLWVWLLLACLFAYAWKLVGYLLPASLLQNPRMSRIAGTMTIGLLASLTIVNTLATGQALVLDARLGALAAAAAALFLRAPFLVVVLAGAGAAALLRLAGWN from the coding sequence ATGAGTCTGTGGGTGTGGTTGCTGCTGGCCTGCCTCTTCGCCTACGCATGGAAGCTGGTGGGCTACCTTCTGCCGGCCAGCCTGCTGCAGAACCCCAGAATGTCCCGGATCGCAGGAACCATGACCATCGGGTTGCTGGCGTCCCTGACGATCGTCAACACCTTGGCTACTGGGCAGGCACTGGTGCTCGATGCCCGGCTGGGCGCCTTGGCCGCCGCCGCTGCGGCCCTGTTCCTCCGGGCGCCCTTCCTGGTTGTTGTGCTGGCGGGGGCCGGAGCCGCTGCCTTGCTCCGGCTGGCCGGCTGGAACTGA